The DNA region TAGGTGTTTAAAACATCACTTTCGCAGTATTCGTGAATTTTTTCCATTTGATTTTGATAATAAAGGCTCATCACCTCAGCCCCACTTACATCATATTTCCCCGGCAATCCAGCCATAGCACAAACGCTATCAAGCCTAAGGCGTCCCCCTAAACTCTCAAGCAAATCGCAATGCTTAAGCTCTGAAAATCTTGTCTTATAATTATTCCATTTATCTTGCGTATCTAAATAGGCACTTGCCCTAATATTATATTTTAAAGCTCTTAAAACAAACAAAGGGCAATCATAATTTTTCCCATTAAAGCTCACAAGCTTAGGCTCACTTTTATCAATAAAGGCGAAAAAATTTCTTAACATCTCTTTTTCATTTTCACCCTCGATTTTATTAACCTTAATAAATTTACCAAAATGATCCGCTATCACCGCACAAATACTGACGATTTTATGAAAAGGCAGGGGTAAAAACTCGCTTCCGTTTTGCTCTTTTTGCCACGCAAGTGCCTGTAAGCTTACCTCCTCATCGCTTCCTTCAAAACCTAAATTTTTTCTTATTAGCTCTACATCTGGCACACTTTCACAATCAAATATGCAAATATAACCCTCATTTTTCATCTTATTTAACCTTTTTTTAAACAACTTCGCTACAATCATAACAAAAAAATTAAAACTAGGTTTAAATGAAAATAGCAATTGTCCGCCTCTCTGCGCTTGGAGACATCATACAAAGTGCCATTGTTTTGCAATTTATCAAACAATTTCGCCAAGATATTGAAATTCACTGGTTTATCGATGAAAAATTTAAAGAAATTTTAGAAAATCACCCACACATCGATAAGCTTTACGCCCTACCCTTAAAGGATAAAAAATTTTTCTCTAGCCTTAAAATCGCCCTTGAAGCTAGGAAAAATCACTATGATTTTGTTTTAGACCTGCAAGGCTTGATAAAATCCGCTCTAGTTAGTCGCATTTTAAGTCGTAATAATTTCGGCTTTGATAAAGACAGCCTTAAGGAAAGCTTTGCGCATAATTTTTATAATCAAAAACTTAGCATTGACTACGCAGAAAATGTTTTTGTGCGTTATCTAGCCTTAGCGGCTTTTACGCTTAATGCACCTTTTGAGCCTAAGGATATTCGTTTTAAACAGCCCATTTTTAAAGCCGATGAAGAGCTTAAAAATTCCTTAAAACAAAGACTAAATTTAAGCAAAAAAAACATTTTAATCCATGTCGGCTCAAGTGCGCAAAATAAAATCTACCCAATGACAAAGCTTGCCATACTTTGCAAACTTTTACTCCACTACGATGAAAAGCTTAAAATTTACCTTGCTTGGGGCAATGAAAAGGAAAAAATTCTAGCCAAAAGAGTGCTTTCTCTCAGCAAAATCGACAAAGAAAGCCTTATTTTACTTGATAAACTAAGCCTTAAAGAGCTCATCGCCATCACAGGACTTTCAAGCCTTGTGATAGGAAATGATAGCGGTCCTACTCATCTAGCCTTTGCTATGAATAAGCCCTCCATTACTATCTTTGGAGCGACTCCACATTACCGCAATGCCTTTGTTACGGATATTAATAAAACCATAAGCACTCATAAAAAAATTGCCAATGTTAAGCATATTGACAAAAGCGATTTTTGCATTAGAAATATTGACGAAGAAGATATTTTCTCCTTAGCAAAGGAACTTTTAGATGAGAGATAGGCTTTATCTTTTTTTATATTATTTACTTAGATTTTTAACGGCGATTTTACCCGAATTTCTCTTACAAAAACTAGGCTTAATGGTCGCTAAAATCACCTTTCATCTCAATCAAAAGCACCGCAGAATCATCGACATTAATCTTCAAATTTGCTTCCCCCAAAAAGATCTAAAAGAAAGAGAGCAAATCGCCTTAAAAATCTATCAAAATTTCGCCAAATTTGGCTTAGACTGCATCCAAAATCGCTCCAGCACCAAAGAAAAAATTCTTCAAAAAGTGCATTTTGACAATGAAGAAATTTTAACACAGGCTTTAAAAAGTCAAAAAGCCCTTATCTTAACCACAGCACATTATGGTAACTGGGAGCTCGCTTCTTTGGCATATGCTGCGAAATTTGGCAAAATGGCTATTGTGGGTAGGAATTTAGACAGCAAGGAGATGAATAGGCTTTTAGGTCAAAATAGAACGCAATTTGACATCGAGCTCATTGATAAAAAAGGCGGACTTAAAAAAATGCTCAAAGCCCTTAAAGAACGCCGCACTTTAGGCATACTTACAGATCAAGATTGTGCGTTAAATGAAAGCTTAAGGCTTAAGTTTTTTGACAAGGAGGTCAATTACCAAATGGGTGCTAGCGTGATCGCTAAAAAGACAAATGCTCTAATAATCCCCGCTTTTATCTATCAAAAGGCTGGAATTTTCCACATCAAATGTTTTGAAGCTATGGACGCTACGCTAAAAAGCATAGAGGAGCTAACGCATTATCAAGCACATTGCACGGAAGAGATGATTAAATTTAAGCCTGATGAGTATTTTTTCTTTCATAAAAGATTTCGTAGCTTTAATGCTAACATTTACAAGGAGAAGAGATGAAACTTAAGGAAATTAGTGCGGTTTTAATCGTCAAAAACGCTGCCAAAACACTAAAAGAGTGCTTAAATTCCCTCAAAGAATTTGGTGAAATCGTGCTTTTAGATAATCAAAGCGATGATGATACACTTCAAATCGCAAAAGATTTCGCAAAAGATTTCCCTAATATACGCGTAGAACAAAGCGAATTTATAGGCTTTGGAGCACTTAAAAATAAGGCGATTAGCTATGCTTCAAAAGAGTGGATTTTTAGCATTGATGCTGATGAAGTGCTAGAATACGAAGCCTTAAAAGAGCTTGAAAAGCTTGATCTAAAAACGCATCACATCGTAGCCTTTGCTAGGAAAAATTTATACCGCGGAGAGTGGATTAAGGCTTGTGGGTGGCATCCTGATTTTGTTTTGCGTTTATTTCACAAAAGCTACACAAAATTTAACGATAATTTAGTCCATGAAAGCCTTATTTTGCCTCCAAATGCAGAAAAAATTTATCTCAAAAATGCTCTTAGACATTATGCTTATAACGGAATTTACGACTTGCTTGAAAAATGCCAACGCTACTCCCAACTTTACGCCCAGCAAAACTTACACAAAAAAAGCTCTATATTTAAAGCAATTACGCACGGGGCGTGGAAATTTCATAGGGATTATTTTCTTAAAAAAGGCATTTTTTATGGCTATAAGGGCTTTATCATTAGCCTTTGTAATGGGCTTGGAGCCTTTTTTAAATATGCTAAACTTTATGAGTTTCAAAACAAAAAACCTAGCATTGCTTTAATCATCACGACCTATAATAGCCCCACCTACCTAAAAGCCGTGCTTGAAAGCGTAATGAAACAAAACACTATGCCAAATGAAATTTTAATCGCTGATGATGGAAGCACGGAGGAAACGGCAAATTTAATTAAAGAATTTCAAAACAAATTTAGTATGCCCCTAAAACACATTTGGCAAGAAGATAAGGGCTACCGCCTTGCTAAAAGCCGTAATAATGCCGTTAAAAAGGCGATGAGTGAGTATATCATCATCATAGACGGGGATATGGTTTTAGAAGAAAATTTCATCAAAGACCACTTAGATTTTGCGAAAAAAGGTGTGCTGTTACAAGGCTCAAGAGTGATTTTAGATACAACTAAGAGTCAAAACATACTAAGGGGGGGGTATTGTAATAAACTTAAAAGAAGCTTTATCCTTTCAAAAATTTATTTTCATTTTTCTAAAATTAGGGCTGATTTTTTTGACAAAAAAGACTTTATTAAGGGTGTTCGTGGGTGCAATATGAGTTTTTTTAAGAGTGATTTTGACGCCATTTGTGGCTTTAATGAAAAATTTAGTGGCTGGGGTAGGGAGGATAGCGAATTTGTCGCAAGGTTTTTATTTAAGGGCGGAGAGTTTAGAAGAGTGAAATTTAAGGCTTTGGCATATCATCTTTACCATAAAGAAAACGATAAAGCCTGTTTAGATGAAAATCATCAGCTTTATTTAAAAACCATAAAAGAAAAAAGAATAACTTGGAGTTAAAATGAAAATAATCTTGCTAATAGGTGATATCACTACCGGAGGGGGGTGTTGAAAGAGTTGTTAGCAATCTAGCTAATGTTTTTTGCGAATTTTACGAAGTGGAGCTTTTAAGTCTATATAAAACAAATAAAACTTCCGCTTTTTCCCTTAATAGCAAAATTAAACTTAGCTTTTTGCACCATAAAGAACGCACAGCTGTAAGGACAAAATTTTATAAACTTATCGACAAATTTTACGAAAGCTATCTTTTAAAGAAAAGGTATCAAAATTGCATCATAATTTATAATAATATGCCTCATTACCCCATATTTAAAAATAAAAATACGCATTATTTACATATAATTCACATTTGGCAAAACAAGTATAGAAAAAAATTTAACACTTATGATACACTCATCGTCATTAGCAAACAGCAAAAAGAACTTTTAGATTGTCATCATAAAGATGTGACTTATATCCCAAATTTTCTCCCACAAATTCCAAATCAAAACACAAATTCAAATCACAAATTCGTTCTAAGCATAGGACGCTTTATACAAGACAAAGGCTTTTTAAGACTCATTGATATTTGGAAAAGAGTGCAGGAAAATGCGGAATTTAAAGATTGGAAACTCATTATCGTAGGCGAAGGGGTGCAAAAAGAACAAATAGAGGATAAAATCAAAGCGTTGCATTTAAGCACTTCTATCATCATCAAACCTTTTACAAAAGAAGTGGAAAAAGAGTATTTAAGTGCTAGCATTTATACGATGACAAGCCATAAAGAAGGGCTTCCTATGGTGCTTTTAGAATCTTGCTCTTATGGCTTACCTAGCGTAGCCTTTGACATTGCTGGATTAAGCGACATTATAGAAAATGAAAAAAGTGGCTTTTTAATCGAAGATGGAAATTTGGAAGATTACGCCGATAAACTTCAAGTTTTAATGCGTGATGAAAAGTTAAGAAAAACAATGGGAGAAAACGCAAAAGAACTTGTAAAAAAAACGCTTTTCAAAAGAAATCGTTCTTAAAAAATGGCAGGATTTATTTGCTTCTTTAAAATGAAAAGTTAAAATCAATGCAAATTTAGCCTAATCTTTCTTTTTAAGATAATAAATTAAGGCTGAATTCTCACCAAAATCTACGCTAAATCTCAAAGGTAGAATTTTCACATAAGTCTCGCTTTTTGCTTTAAGCAAGTCCGTTTTAACTATATCTTTGACACTGATTTTAGCACTGATAAAACACTCACCAAGCTCATCTTTATGGGAATTTAAAAAGGCAAGTTGTTCCATTTTGCTTGGTTCGATTAAGCCTAACTCATTTCGCGCGAAATTGCTTAAATCTTTTTGTGTATAGGGAATTTCGCAAGCATACTCACTTACCCTATTCTTACTTTTAGTCATTGCTAAAGAGATATTTTGACTTTGATGAAAGAGAACGAAGTTTTTACTTGAAAGCTCCGCCCAGAAGATAAATTCCTCTAAAGCAAAGCATTTCAAGCTAAGAAATATCAATAAGCAAACAATTCTTTCCACTTGTCTGCATCGATTTTAAGTTCTAAATTTACCCTATAAAGTCCTTGATTAAAATTCTCATCAATGATACTAGCATTTTTGATAAGTCCATTAACCTGTGCTGTGATAGTTGAACTTCTTAACATAGCGTCTTTAACTGTATCTTTACCATTGACTTTCACACCATAAAGCTTACTCGCAAGCTGTCTATAACCATCTGTAATCGCCGCTCTTTTAGCTAAAGCTAAAGCTTGAGCAGAAGAAACAGTGTTTAAAGGAGCTATCCCCTCACCAACCGCCGTAAAGCTTAATTCACTCTCGCTTGCATCATAAGGTGCTAGCATTTTTTCTTCTCTAATAATATCACGCACATCGTCCTTATCGACTTTTTGCACGACTACATCAGAGCTTCCACCACTTGTATCTGCGGTTTTATTAGTCTTCGCAGTGCTTGTTGCACTTGGGACACAGCCACCAAAAATTGCTGCTACAAGGAGCATAAAAAACAAATTCTTCATATTTACACCTTCAAAATATTGTAATATGACTATGAGAAAGCAATAAGCGTTCCAAGTCTATTCTAAGCTTAGATTAACATCTTCTTCAATGTCCTCTTCTTCACTTTCCTTAGGACATTTAGCTATGCTAACCACCTCATCATTTTCGACATTAACGACAATCACACCACTCGTATTACGCCCTGCTTTTCTTATGCTGTGCATATCTACGCGTATCATTTTGCCACTACTTGTAAGTGCCATTAAATCCATACTTTCATCGACAATCACTACGCTAATAAGCTCTTTTGTTTTATCGGTAAGCTTCATACAAATCACACCCTTACCACCGCGACTTTGAAGTCTATACTCCCCAGCATTTGTGCGTTTGCCTATACCTTTTGCACTTACACTTAAGACTTCTTGTTCGTCGTTTTCTATAACAACCGCACCGACTAGCTCGTCATTTTTCTCTTTAAATTTAATCGCCGTTACCCCACGACTCACGCGACCGATTTCACGCACTTTAGCAAGAGGGAATTTAATGCACATACCTCTTTTAGTAACGGCAAAAAGCATTTTACCGCCGGCATTTTCTAAATTTTCTTCGCCCATTTCTTCGTTTAAATTCTCATCTTGTGAGGCTTGACTTAGCTCGATCAAATCCCTTTCTACGATAATAGCCGTTACAAGCTCGTCATTTTCGTCCAAATTAATCGCCCTAACGCCAACGCTTCTTATATTTTGATATTCGCTTAAATTAGTGCGTTTAACTATACCATTTTTTGTAAAGAAACATAAAGACTTACTTTCAGCAAAATCACTCGTAGGGATAATCGCCATAATCTTTTCTTCCGCTTGCAAATTGATAAGATTAACCACAGCTTTACCCTTAGCTGTGCGTGAGCCTTCAGGGATTTTATAGACCTTTAGCCAGTAAAGCTGCCCCTTATCCGTTACAAACATCAGTGTATCGTGCGTGTTTGCCGTAAAAAAGCTTTCGATAAAGTCATCATCATAAGTCGTAACGGCTAATTTTCCTTTACCACCTCTTTTTTGCTTTTCATACTGCTTACTTGGCACTCTTTTAATATAGCCACGATGGGTGATAGTTACGACCATATTTTCATTAGGAATTAAATCCTCCACATCAATATCATCATAATCATCTTCAATCTGCGTAATACGCGGCACATCAAATTTAGCCCTAATTTCTTTTAATTCTTCGCGGATTAAGTCCTCAAGCAAGGCTTCGCTTTTTAAAATTTCATCAAGTCTTGCAATTTCTTTGAGTAATTCTGCCAATTCATTTTCTATCTTTTCACGCTCAAGTCCTGTCAAACGCCCTAATTTCATATCTAAAATGGCATTTGCTTGCAATTCACTCAAGCCAAATTTAGCCACTAAACCTTCACGCGCGGCGTTATTATCCGCACTATTTTTAATTAAAGCTATCACTTCATCTATGTTATCTAAGGCGATTTTAAGCCCCTCTAAAATATGTGCTCTAGCTCTTGCTTTTTGAAGTTCATAAATGGTGCGGCGTATGATGACCGTTTTTCTATGGGTTAAAAATAAATTTAAAAGCTCAATAAGTGAGAAAATTTTCGGTTCTTTATTATGAATCGCAAGCATTATCACGCCAAAGGTGCTTTCCATAGTGGTAGATTTAAAAAGATTATTCAGCACAATTTCACTCATCGCATCGCGTTTAAGCTCAATAACAACACGAATCCCCTCCCTATCACTCTCATCTCTTACCTCAGCTATGCCCTCGATTTGTTTTTCTTTGACAAGCTCGGCAATTTGCTCTATAAGTCTTGCCTTATTTGTTTGATAAGGCAACTCGTCGATGACTATAATGTCTTTATTTGCCCTTTTTTCAATGTGAGTTTTTGCACGAATTTTTATCCTACCGCGTCCTGTGCGATAAGCGTCAATAATGCCCTTTTTGCCATAAATAATCCCAGCCGTTGGAAAATCAGGTCCCTTGATAAATTGCATAAGCTCTTCTAAACTTGCTTCTTTATTATCAAGCAAATATAAAAGCCCATCGACAAGCTCATTAAGACTATGCGGAGGGATATTTGTCGCCATACCCACAGCAATCCCACTAGAGCCATTTAAAAGCAAATTTGGAACACGACTTGGCAAAACATCAGGCTCTTGCATAGAATCGTCATAATTTGGGACAAAATCCACCGTGTCCTTATCAATATCTCTTAAAAGCTCTTCAGCCAAAATGGTCATTCTAGCTTCAGTATAACGCATAGCCGCCGCGCCATCTCCGTCAATCGAGCCAAAATTCCCCTGCCCATCGACACTTGGATAACGCATAGAAAAGCTTTGAGCCATTCTCACAAGAGCATCATAAACAGCCGTATCGCCGTGAGGGTGGTATTTACCGATGACATCACCTACAATACGCGCGGACTTTTTGTAAGCACTGCGACTTCCCACGCCCAAATCGTTCATCGCATAAAGTATGCGTCGATGCACGGGCTTTAAACCATCTCTAGCATCAGGCAAGGCACGCCCGATAATCACACTCATAGAATAATCTAAATAGCTACTCTTTATCGAATCTTCAATATCGATGATTTGAGTATCGGAGTCTTTGTTAAAAAGATTTTCCATAAAATTCCTTTTGTTATAAAAAAATTATTGTAGCAAATTAATCTTTCGCATCAGCTAAAACTAAAGCAAAAAGCACAGAAATTTTGTTTTTTTCTAAAATTTTTTTAGCTTCAAGTATGCTAGAGCCAGTCGTTACAATATCATCGACTAAAATCACAGGATATTTAATCTCTTTTAAAAGCTTAAAATTTCTTTTATTTTTGCGTCTAAAATCTAAGCTTTTGCCACTATATTTAATCTTATTTTGTGCTTGTAAGGCGTGAAAAAGTGGCTGAATAAAAGGAGATTTTAAAGCCTTTGCCAAAATAGCTGCGTGAGAATAAAGTCCCTTTTCTACCCTATCATCAAGCGCTATGGCGTTTAGCTTAGTTTGAGGCTTAAAAATTTGATGAAAATTCGCAAAAGTTAATTTTGCAAGAAATTTAAAGACAAAATAGCCATAAAATTGATGTTTAGAATAAAGTAAATGTTTAATGTCGCTATATTTATAAAAATAATAAACCTTAAAGTCGTTTTCTAGCTTTCTCACTCCCCAGCTTTGCTCACTTAGCTCTTTTAAGCAGTTATCGCAAAAGGCTAGAAGAGTGAAAGAGTGGCAGTTAATGCACCTCACAGAGAAGAGATTAAACTCGCGGCTTTATTTGCCATTTGTTTAATTAATAAATGCGTATAAAAAGATAAATCACTCAAATTTTCAAAGCCTTTCACATCTTGCTTGGTTCTTAGTGTGAATTTTTTATCGCGATTAATGTCATTTAAGCTCAACACGCCGACCAATCTTGAGTGAAGCCCTAAACTATCTTGCTTAGAAGTAAATCCAGAAAAAGATAAATTAACCTTAGTTACATAAGGAGAGTTTTTATCATTACTATCAAGCACCACAATGCCCCTTGCCTCAAGCTCTTGCTTAAGATAAGTGTAAAAAATGGCATTGAAATTTAAGTCGATGTAATATTTTTGATTTTTAATATAAACTACTTTTTGCTCTTCTTTTAAGTCATAAAAGCGGTGCAAATACACTTTTTTCAAAGCCACGCCCGTATCAAGCGTCCTTTTATCCGCACAACAATTTATCCCCACATCGCTAATATATAAAAGTCCTTTAATCTTCGCTTCAAAACCTTGTGCGCTATCACAAGGATAACATTTGGTATTTTTAGAGATTTGATTGACCTGAGCGAAAGTATCTTGCTTTGCCGAACAACCTACAAAGATGAAAAGCGTAAATAAAGCCAATAAGCAACTTTTTACCATTTTTTATCCTTTTAAAATTCAAATTTTCAAATTGTATTTAAAAAGTTAGCAAATTTCAAGGTTTTTTATAATCGATTTAAAAAATTTAATTAAAATTTGTGCTTTTAAGTTTGATTATAAAGATATAAAATGAAAAAATCACTTTTTGGATATGGAAAAACAACAAAGGCTATCGCTCAAACCTTAGCACAAAAAATGGGAACTTTTAGCATTTATGATGATAGCTTTAAAGAAAAAAGCCTAGACGCATTTGGCAATGAGCTTTTACCCGTGAGTGCTTTTGAACCTGAAAAAAGTGAGCTTGAGATCCCAAGTCCGGGCTTTCCCCCTACGCATAAACTCATTAAAGAAGCGAGGAATTTACAAAGCGAGTATGATTTTTTCTACGATATTATGCCTAAAAGCGTATGGATAAGTGGGACAAATGGCAAAACGACCACTACGCAAATGGCGACGCATCTTCTTGCAAAAATAAACGCGCAAATGGGCGGAAATGTCGGCACACCCTTAGCTTCGCTTGATCCTTTTGCAAAAATTTGGATTTTAGAAACCTCCTCTTTTACCTTGCACTATACTAAGACCTCAAAGCCTGAAATTTACGCACTTTTGCCTATAAATAAAGACCATTTATCGTGGCACGGGAGCTTTGAAAATTATGTCAAGGCAAAACTAAGCGTCTTAGAAAGAATGAATGAAAATAATGTCGCCATTTTGCCAAAAATGTATGCAAATACCCCTACAAAAGCCCATATTATAAGCTATGAAGATGAAGTTGAGCTGGCTAAAAAAATGGAGATTGATTTAAGTCAAATTGCCTTTAAACCGCCCTTTTTACTTGACGCACTCATCGCTTTAAGCATAGAAAAAATTTTGCTTGATAGCCTAAGTTATGAGCTTTTAAATGGCTTTGTAATGGAAAAAAACAAGCTTGAAGAGCTACTTGATACGCAAAATAGACTTTGGGTTAATGACACTAAAGCCACAAACCAAGCAGCGGTTATGGAGGCACTTAAACGCTATCAAAATCAAAAAATCCATCTCATCATAGGTGGCGATGATAAGGGAGTGGATTTAAGCGACTTATTTTCCTTTATGCAGGGTTTAAACATTGAGCTTTACGCCATAGGTGTAAGCTGTGAAACAATGATGGCTTACGCAAAAAAATTTAAATTAAACGCTACAAAATGTGAGTTTTTACCAAAGGCTGTGGAGGAAATTTCAAAAAAACTTAAAGTGGGTGAAGTGGCTCTTTTAAGTCCTGCTTGTGCGAGTTTGGACCAGTTTAGCTCCTATTTAGAAAGGGGCGAGTGCTTTAAAAAAAGCATAGCAAATTTGTAAGGAATAAAATGGAAAAGTTAGAAAAAGGTGGGGTGATTTGGTTTAGCGGTTTAGCAGGAAGTGGGAAAAGCTTTTTAGCGGAGGCACTTTGTGAAAAATTACGCACAAAACTTCACAATGTCATTTATTTAGACGGCGATGAATTAAGAGAGCTTTTAGGGCATTTTGGCTATGACAAGGCTTCAAGACTTGAGGTTTCTTTTAAGCGTTCTAAATTCGCACATTTTTTAAGTGAGCAAAATATGCTAGTCATTGTCAGCGCTATTTCAATGTGGGACGAAATTTATGAATTTAACCGCAAACATTTAAAAAATTATTTTGAAATTTATATTAAATGCGATTTTGAAGAGCTAAAAAGACGCGATAAAAAGGGGCTTTATAGTGGTGCTTTAAGCGGAGAAATTCAAAATGTCGTGGGCGTGGATATCCCCTTTGAAGAGCCAAAACCTCATTTAATCATAGATAATAGTGAGCTAAATAAAGCAGATGAAAAGATAAAACTTATCTTAAATACACTAGATTTTAAGGATTAAAATGCAAAATTTACTCTCAACCTTCAAGTCAAAACAAGCTGGAATTTTACTAAACGCCCTTCAAAAGGCTAATGATGAGGAATTTTCTCGTTTTGTTTTAGAAAATATAGACGCCATTAGCGCGTGGCTTCATAGTGAGGAATTTGAAAAAGAACATTTGCAAAAACCCTTTCCTCCACTTTTAAATCCTAAATTTTTAGAACTTGAATCTTCAAGGTATTGTGCGAA from Campylobacter upsaliensis includes:
- the flgP gene encoding flagellar assembly lipoprotein FlgP gives rise to the protein MKNLFFMLLVAAIFGGCVPSATSTAKTNKTADTSGGSSDVVVQKVDKDDVRDIIREEKMLAPYDASESELSFTAVGEGIAPLNTVSSAQALALAKRAAITDGYRQLASKLYGVKVNGKDTVKDAMLRSSTITAQVNGLIKNASIIDENFNQGLYRVNLELKIDADKWKELFAY
- the gyrA gene encoding DNA gyrase subunit A, whose translation is MENLFNKDSDTQIIDIEDSIKSSYLDYSMSVIIGRALPDARDGLKPVHRRILYAMNDLGVGSRSAYKKSARIVGDVIGKYHPHGDTAVYDALVRMAQSFSMRYPSVDGQGNFGSIDGDGAAAMRYTEARMTILAEELLRDIDKDTVDFVPNYDDSMQEPDVLPSRVPNLLLNGSSGIAVGMATNIPPHSLNELVDGLLYLLDNKEASLEELMQFIKGPDFPTAGIIYGKKGIIDAYRTGRGRIKIRAKTHIEKRANKDIIVIDELPYQTNKARLIEQIAELVKEKQIEGIAEVRDESDREGIRVVIELKRDAMSEIVLNNLFKSTTMESTFGVIMLAIHNKEPKIFSLIELLNLFLTHRKTVIIRRTIYELQKARARAHILEGLKIALDNIDEVIALIKNSADNNAAREGLVAKFGLSELQANAILDMKLGRLTGLEREKIENELAELLKEIARLDEILKSEALLEDLIREELKEIRAKFDVPRITQIEDDYDDIDVEDLIPNENMVVTITHRGYIKRVPSKQYEKQKRGGKGKLAVTTYDDDFIESFFTANTHDTLMFVTDKGQLYWLKVYKIPEGSRTAKGKAVVNLINLQAEEKIMAIIPTSDFAESKSLCFFTKNGIVKRTNLSEYQNIRSVGVRAINLDENDELVTAIIVERDLIELSQASQDENLNEEMGEENLENAGGKMLFAVTKRGMCIKFPLAKVREIGRVSRGVTAIKFKEKNDELVGAVVIENDEQEVLSVSAKGIGKRTNAGEYRLQSRGGKGVICMKLTDKTKELISVVIVDESMDLMALTSSGKMIRVDMHSIRKAGRNTSGVIVVNVENDEVVSIAKCPKESEEEDIEEDVNLSLE
- a CDS encoding ComF family protein; protein product: MRCINCHSFTLLAFCDNCLKELSEQSWGVRKLENDFKVYYFYKYSDIKHLLYSKHQFYGYFVFKFLAKLTFANFHQIFKPQTKLNAIALDDRVEKGLYSHAAILAKALKSPFIQPLFHALQAQNKIKYSGKSLDFRRKNKRNFKLLKEIKYPVILVDDIVTTGSSILEAKKILEKNKISVLFALVLADAKD
- a CDS encoding glycosyltransferase family 2 protein, with amino-acid sequence MKLKEISAVLIVKNAAKTLKECLNSLKEFGEIVLLDNQSDDDTLQIAKDFAKDFPNIRVEQSEFIGFGALKNKAISYASKEWIFSIDADEVLEYEALKELEKLDLKTHHIVAFARKNLYRGEWIKACGWHPDFVLRLFHKSYTKFNDNLVHESLILPPNAEKIYLKNALRHYAYNGIYDLLEKCQRYSQLYAQQNLHKKSSIFKAITHGAWKFHRDYFLKKGIFYGYKGFIISLCNGLGAFFKYAKLYEFQNKKPSIALIITTYNSPTYLKAVLESVMKQNTMPNEILIADDGSTEETANLIKEFQNKFSMPLKHIWQEDKGYRLAKSRNNAVKKAMSEYIIIIDGDMVLEENFIKDHLDFAKKGVLLQGSRVILDTTKSQNILRGGYCNKLKRSFILSKIYFHFSKIRADFFDKKDFIKGVRGCNMSFFKSDFDAICGFNEKFSGWGREDSEFVARFLFKGGEFRRVKFKALAYHLYHKENDKACLDENHQLYLKTIKEKRITWS
- a CDS encoding 3'-5' exonuclease, whose protein sequence is MKNEGYICIFDCESVPDVELIRKNLGFEGSDEEVSLQALAWQKEQNGSEFLPLPFHKIVSICAVIADHFGKFIKVNKIEGENEKEMLRNFFAFIDKSEPKLVSFNGKNYDCPLFVLRALKYNIRASAYLDTQDKWNNYKTRFSELKHCDLLESLGGRLRLDSVCAMAGLPGKYDVSGAEVMSLYYQNQMEKIHEYCESDVLNTYMLFLKYELIKGNLAEEDYGLYLNLMAEYLKEKKANRSYVPYFIKACEEEFLKLSI
- the waaC gene encoding lipopolysaccharide heptosyltransferase I — translated: MKIAIVRLSALGDIIQSAIVLQFIKQFRQDIEIHWFIDEKFKEILENHPHIDKLYALPLKDKKFFSSLKIALEARKNHYDFVLDLQGLIKSALVSRILSRNNFGFDKDSLKESFAHNFYNQKLSIDYAENVFVRYLALAAFTLNAPFEPKDIRFKQPIFKADEELKNSLKQRLNLSKKNILIHVGSSAQNKIYPMTKLAILCKLLLHYDEKLKIYLAWGNEKEKILAKRVLSLSKIDKESLILLDKLSLKELIAITGLSSLVIGNDSGPTHLAFAMNKPSITIFGATPHYRNAFVTDINKTISTHKKIANVKHIDKSDFCIRNIDEEDIFSLAKELLDER
- a CDS encoding lipid A biosynthesis lauroyl acyltransferase, coding for MRDRLYLFLYYLLRFLTAILPEFLLQKLGLMVAKITFHLNQKHRRIIDINLQICFPQKDLKEREQIALKIYQNFAKFGLDCIQNRSSTKEKILQKVHFDNEEILTQALKSQKALILTTAHYGNWELASLAYAAKFGKMAIVGRNLDSKEMNRLLGQNRTQFDIELIDKKGGLKKMLKALKERRTLGILTDQDCALNESLRLKFFDKEVNYQMGASVIAKKTNALIIPAFIYQKAGIFHIKCFEAMDATLKSIEELTHYQAHCTEEMIKFKPDEYFFFHKRFRSFNANIYKEKR
- the mapA gene encoding outer membrane lipoprotein MapA, encoding MVKSCLLALFTLFIFVGCSAKQDTFAQVNQISKNTKCYPCDSAQGFEAKIKGLLYISDVGINCCADKRTLDTGVALKKVYLHRFYDLKEEQKVVYIKNQKYYIDLNFNAIFYTYLKQELEARGIVVLDSNDKNSPYVTKVNLSFSGFTSKQDSLGLHSRLVGVLSLNDINRDKKFTLRTKQDVKGFENLSDLSFYTHLLIKQMANKAASLISSL
- a CDS encoding glycosyltransferase; this encodes MISLPEGGVERVVSNLANVFCEFYEVELLSLYKTNKTSAFSLNSKIKLSFLHHKERTAVRTKFYKLIDKFYESYLLKKRYQNCIIIYNNMPHYPIFKNKNTHYLHIIHIWQNKYRKKFNTYDTLIVISKQQKELLDCHHKDVTYIPNFLPQIPNQNTNSNHKFVLSIGRFIQDKGFLRLIDIWKRVQENAEFKDWKLIIVGEGVQKEQIEDKIKALHLSTSIIIKPFTKEVEKEYLSASIYTMTSHKEGLPMVLLESCSYGLPSVAFDIAGLSDIIENEKSGFLIEDGNLEDYADKLQVLMRDEKLRKTMGENAKELVKKTLFKRNRS